A segment of the Polyodon spathula isolate WHYD16114869_AA chromosome 1, ASM1765450v1, whole genome shotgun sequence genome:
TACATTTTGAACTGTGGTGCCACCACTATCCTTCTGGCTAACAGCCCAGCATACAGCACAGAGTATGTTTTTATCCGTGCCATTTAAACAATGAAAGTTTCCTGATAATAAGATAATAAGTCATTCACTCCCTACTGGAACTGCTGGCCACTGGATACAAACCCAACCTCAAAACCAATTAAATTATCAGCAAAGATGTCGCTTATTATTCATTAATGCATCACAATACCAATGGTTTAAACAGCAGATACTATTTATAACCTGCAACTCATACATATATCAGGGATATTCCTATCTGCCATACCTGTTTCTCTGTGGTTTCAAGCAGGATATAGGTTTCTGCCCTACAAACAACATTAATGTCAACATGGTCTGGAGTGGAGAGATGACTAAACTGAGAAATGTTAACTATAGACACAAATGATTATGCATTAGTATTAATTGAACATGGATCGGGGCAAATTACTACATAACAGATTTAGTATCAGATGAGAAACTTGCCTCCAATTTGCACAGTGGAATGTATATCCCAATGTAATTTGCACACAGTGGAAGGTCTATCCCAATGTAATTTGCACACAGTGGAAGGTCTATCCCAATGTAATTTGCACACAGTGGAATGTCTATCCCAATGTAATTTGCACACAGTGGAATGTCTATCCCAATGTAATTTGCACACAGTGGAAGGTCTATCCCAATGTAATTTGCACACAGTGGAATGTATATCCCAATGTAATTTGCACAGTGGAATGTCTATCCCAATGTAATTTGCACACAGTGGAATGTATATCCCAATGTAATTTGCACACAGTGGAATGTCTATCCCAATGTAATTTGCACACAGTGGAATGTCTATCCCAATGTAATTTGTGCTTAATTTTTGTTAATATGTAGCAGCGATTTCGATTTTGATTTACTTCAGGCATTTTCTAGGAATACTAATACCTTTGTCTTTCTTTATTAGACTCAGGAGCAAAACCTTACAGAACTGTAAGTACAATTACgattttcttatttttctcaCTAGATAAAACTTAATATTTCAATCATAAATGTCCATACTCTTTGTTTACAACAATACAATGTACTGCTTGAAGTGATCAAAACCTAAGTTATACAAATGAGGTTACATTAAAGACCATATTTACCACGGTgcctcaaattattattattattattattattattattattattattatttgtaaattaaaaaaaaaaaaaaaaaaaaaaatctaaagaccCCAGCTCCTCACAGAGTTATTTGGTAGGTTTTTAACATCAACAAAAAATTGGTGGTAAATGCCTTGGcaatacaggtagtggacaaaaaaatggaaacacctgggtaaacgAGGGACACCAACTATATTgcaagcaagggcttccacacaggtgtggctcatgcgttaatttaGCAAATTACATCCCAGTTTGCTTAAGGTCATCTATAAAAATACTGGACAggctataattatggctagcatggctgcaagaggagacctcagtgactttgaaagaggggcgATTGTTGGGGCgggtttggcaggagcttcagtgaccaagacagctcaacttgctgatgtttcacgagcaatggtgtctaaggtgatgtcaacatggaactccgagggaaagacatcatcagcaaagggcaacagtgggcagaaacacatactccaggattgtgatatccgtgcattaatttgaagtgcaaggcaaaacaggcgagcaactgcagatcaattgactacaAATTTCAACCcggggcgcgagcagccagtttcatcaaaaacagtccaGGAGAACTCCAGAGCGGGACACCATAGTAGAGTGgcagtgcacaaaccactcatcacacctggcaatgcacgtttgcgagtccagggatgcaaagagcacaggcaatggactaccaagCACTGGAGAAATGTGACAACTAAATCAGTGTTAACAAACACTCCATTCATTTGATTAGTTTATTTGAGTTATTTACTTTGTGCCttagggccagcacaggtacatcacAAATACACATTGTGCTTAAGAAACAATATTACTGAACTCCTGATCCtaacaattaattttaattgttatttatgaAACCACTTACTTcactggtttgtgttttttcctAGCCTGCCTGTTACAAATACCCACTCGAGGGATGCCCTTTTATTTTCTCACCAGTTTGTGGCACAGATGGCAACAGCTATGCAAATGAATGTGTTCTGTGCCACACAATAAGGtgagaaaaacaacaactatctacagagagatacacacagcTACTTGTGTATACACATACACCTATTAATAGCCACACATTAAATGTTAGCTCAGATTGTTAGCAACGCCCATTTTGAGCTCTACTgtctatttaaaacaatgcaaaacaatccTTTAAAATCTCTTTCTTCTAATACATCTAACTGGATCTTTACCCATGTCATTGTTCTCTATACGCcactatttattattaaatacatcattttattttcattcttttgtattttatatatcgAACAGGCTTAAAGAATCTGTTatgaacaccttttttttttctacctctatattggtatttcagtttttaaatattctttattcAATTTTCAGAAAAACCAAGAAGATGATCCAGATTGTCAAAGCCAGACAGTGCTGAGCAAGTTCTCTTTCTCCTCAACTTACTGATGTACAAAAACTAGATTGTTGGTCAGACGCTAGAGGGAATCTGTATTTCTCAATAGTACAACTGGTTTTATTTCCTATTTTGACAATTTGAGCACTctccttttctttgtatttagcAGTCAGGTACCGCAATCTTGATTTTGAGATAAAAGGCCTTCTTTTTAGGGCTGTTTTAAGGAATTGTTGTTATTGAAGAGCATTCATAAACATTTTCTTAAGTTAAACAGttcttttgaaaaatgagaattAACTTCTAAACCATTCGAAAACAGTTCGGATGTTTCTTTAACTGCTAACTTGATTAattaaaataggtttttaaaaagcagtccTTATGTTTTGTGAATACATTATAGTTACAAATCTGACTTATACTGTTTGTTTTAAGTAGCTCAggttgtttttaattcaaaatggtGCCTgagtataaaatatttaaacaatggtACAACATGTGACTTTATATCCAGGTTAGACTGAAAAATCTTTTCCTGCAACCATAATACActttattacaaaacattttctgctttttttagttttgtttattaacaataatagcTAAGTAGTGATTGGCTCTCAAACATAACCCCAGAAGAAACGCTTTATTGAGTGCCAAATATGCGGTTtctatttaatttactgtatgcaATATGGATATAGAATGCAATATAGAATGCGggagcaaaaaagaaaatcaattcaaAAGCCATTCACATAACCTTTATACAGCAGGGAAAATTCTTCTTGTTGATATCCAGGAGATCACAGCAGTGGAGGCAAATACACAATGCACTGTTTTTATGCACAAATACACAATTCACTGTTTTTATGCACAAATATTTCTTGACTTGCAGGACACTGAGTGGTACCTATTCAGAATCCTTAAGATACATTGAAGTGCAGCTGATTCAGCGTTCCCCATATATCTTCATACTAACTTAGAGAAGCCAATTGCTGTCCAATCATTTTTAATAGGATATATTTATCTTCATAGGTATAAATAATCTCccacaaaaaacaattaactaaaaTGGTCTATCCCCTTTGAAACAACTTTGTTGCACCATAGCGCTGCTCAGTGTCGGATTTTGGAGCCCTTGGCAAACATCAGGAAAAAAATTCCTAAGAAACAGGAGCAGCAATAGTGCTGTTAAATAGAGGGAAATTAAAATCCCTTGAAATGAGACTGCAGTGAGTTTATTCAGATACGTATTCTTATTAATTTGGGGTGGGGGTGAAGGAGAGCTCTTACTTGGTAAATTATCACTTGTCCCAATGTATTATCTTTTGGTTCTTCACTTGTTTTGTAGCATTAagtcaggatatgcaaatatttcaaatacaacgcCACAGATCAACTGCTGTTTCCTTGCTGCAGTTAATGCGGCAGCTAGACCCTTGGTGTGAGTCTGAACATATTGTAAAAGCACCAAGTgccaggaagcaacagcaactctatctatagcattgtatttttatacatatacTATTTGTATAATCTaaattaaactataaaaaaagagCAAAGAAATAGAAGATCTTCAAGAAACACCAGTGATAGTGTTTCTAGTGACaattagagaagaaaaaaaaagttataaaatttTATAATTACAGCTTAGTAAAACAATGCTCTGCCAACTAGCGACTGCTGCGGTTCTCTTGATCCCAGGTGTCCCTAGGATGGGAAAATACACAAAAGAGGAAActgttaatatttctaaatttagaCATAGCCTAAAACGGAGATATGTTCCCTTTTTTTGTGCATGAATAtctgaaacaacaaaacagcatttttgcaatttttaaaTAGAGTATGATCTTGAACAAAGGGTCTGCTGTTCTCTCGCAGTGCAAGGGAATGGGGAGAAGACAACGTCCAAACTAGAGGGCGAGAGAGAGTTACTGGGTCATCTGTGCTTCCATTGCTTGCACTGTCCACTCGGGCGCTGCCTGGCTGATCTTCTCCAGGAGGTTATTGACTTGGAAACACAGTGACTGGATCTGCTTGTCCCAGGTGGGCAAAGGCTCACGAGCTGAAAGCAGAGCAGGGAACAAGATATTTACTGTTGAGTAACTTCTTTGGACCTTGTTTGACAGTCGTATGCTATTCACTCTATTGGACTCCTCGTGAAAAGGTATTCCGCTGAGAAAATATTTCAATAACCATGTCATTCTATATTACCTTTCTAAGCCAATACAAGTATCAAGTAATATTCAGTGGAGTTACAAAAGCTTAACGTCTTTCTTGGACTGTGTGTCGAAGGGAATCACATCTGTGTCAGTTTTACAAAAGTAGCCACTGTAGGGTTTCTTACTAATTGTGCATGTAAGTGAGACACCTAGTGGTGATGTTTAAAGATTACAGCACACCGTACTTACTTTCAAAATGAACAATGCCATCTATCTGATCGATGAAGCCATTCATTCGACCCTCGGTTATCATTTGGGAGGCTATCTTTTCTGCCTGTCCACAGAAACAGAGATCTTTATTGACATGTTTTATTGGGagaaatggttttaaaaacaatttcactAAAACCCTTGACaattatacaatattatacatATTAGCACATGAGGTTAACAACTTTGTTTTGCtggtaataattaaatatataacaaaattaCAACAATTCGGAAACTTTATTTTCTGGTATTTTAATTATACAGCTACAACAGCTTCACAACAAAAACTGGACAagaacaaagtttttttttggtttttttttttttttttttttttttttttattttaaaaaaagctttcttcAGCCCAAATTGGATTCAAAACTTATTTGAAATTAAAGAGGAAAACACTTTGTCAGGGTTAGTCGATACATTCAAAACAGTAGTACTGCTTAAGGTAAGTCAGTACTAAAGATGCcatgaaatgctttaaaaaacaatattttgaatgTACTTTAGTAAgaccaaattattatttaatgaagtGCACTCCCGTTATAATGCGGGATTAGGGCATCAAGCTTGCTCCTATGTTATTTACTGCCCATTAGGTAAAAGCAGCAACAGATAATGGACATTGCTCAAATCAATTGTCTTATTATAGTAGCagcactgtgtttttgtatctggTCTGTCAATAAACT
Coding sequences within it:
- the LOC121316365 gene encoding trypsin inhibitor ClTI-1-like; the protein is MSPSFVLVFLIFICFSDSGAKPYRTPACYKYPLEGCPFIFSPVCGTDGNSYANECVLCHTIRKTKKMIQIVKARQC